In Candidatus Nitrospira nitrificans, the following are encoded in one genomic region:
- the mraY gene encoding phospho-N-acetylmuramoyl-pentapeptide-transferase encodes MLYIWLYPFHKEFSFLNVFRYQSFRVIYAAVTAFLIAFVFAPWVIRKLQEIKLGQQIRDDGPKRHLAKSGTPTMGGILIIFAVTLSTFLWADISRPHIWLVLASTLGFCAIGFVDDYLKFIKARSKGLSASQKFTAQIIVALIVALVLYSLPGYSTKLSVPFFKNFTPDLGWFYVVFAVLVIVGCSNAVNLTDGLDGLAIGPVMIAALAYTVVAYVTGHRLMSEYLLIPHIDGAGELAVFTAAILGSSLGFLWFNTYPASVFMGDVGSLPLGAALGTVAVISKHELLLLLVGGVFVIEAVSVIFQVASFKSRGKRIFLMAPIHHHFEMKGWEEPKVVVRLWIIAILLALLSLSTLKLR; translated from the coding sequence ATGCTGTACATCTGGCTCTATCCGTTCCATAAAGAATTCTCGTTTCTGAATGTCTTTCGATATCAGAGCTTTCGTGTCATTTACGCCGCCGTCACGGCGTTTCTGATTGCGTTCGTGTTCGCCCCGTGGGTGATTCGCAAGCTTCAAGAAATCAAGCTGGGGCAACAGATACGCGACGACGGGCCTAAACGGCATCTCGCCAAGAGTGGAACACCCACGATGGGCGGCATCCTCATTATCTTCGCTGTCACGCTGTCCACGTTCCTCTGGGCCGACATCTCACGACCCCACATCTGGCTGGTTCTTGCCTCGACGTTGGGGTTTTGCGCCATCGGGTTTGTGGACGACTACCTCAAATTCATCAAGGCTCGATCGAAGGGGCTTTCGGCGTCCCAAAAGTTCACGGCTCAAATAATCGTCGCGCTCATCGTCGCACTGGTTTTGTACTCCTTGCCCGGCTACAGCACGAAACTGAGCGTGCCGTTTTTTAAGAATTTCACGCCTGATTTGGGATGGTTTTATGTTGTCTTTGCCGTCCTGGTGATCGTCGGATGTTCCAATGCCGTCAACCTCACTGACGGTCTCGATGGGCTGGCCATCGGTCCGGTGATGATCGCTGCATTGGCATACACCGTGGTCGCCTACGTAACCGGTCATCGATTGATGTCGGAATATCTTCTGATCCCGCATATCGACGGAGCCGGAGAGTTGGCGGTGTTTACGGCGGCCATCCTGGGTTCGAGTCTGGGGTTCTTGTGGTTTAACACCTATCCGGCCTCGGTCTTCATGGGAGATGTCGGGTCGCTCCCGCTCGGGGCGGCCCTTGGAACGGTAGCGGTCATCAGTAAGCATGAGTTGTTGTTGCTGCTGGTCGGCGGTGTTTTTGTGATCGAGGCCGTCTCGGTCATTTTTCAAGTCGCTTCATTCAAGTCTCGAGGGAAGCGGATCTTCCTGATGGCCCCGATTCACCATCATTTTGAGATGAAAGGGTGGGAAGAGCCCAAGGTCGTCGTGCGTCTGTGGATCATCGCCATTTTGTTGGCGCTATTGAGTTTGAGCACACTCAAGTTGAGGTAA
- the murD gene encoding UDP-N-acetylmuramoyl-L-alanine--D-glutamate ligase, translated as MDTTQLAGTRVTVVGLARSGVAAARLLEEVGAVVTVTDRKDRRELLGVLDSLNQATTRVVLGKDYEEALDAAELVVISPGVPYRLEALERVRRRGVKVISELDLASRFLSAPILALTGTNGKSTTVTLIGKMLQESGKRVFVGGNLGTAISEAAVQSLQAVKAGRPCPYDALIVEVSSFQLETIEQFHPWIAAILNVTVDHQDRYSSIDEYVAAKNRIFENQTPSDYALFNLDDSKVAPLRRDVKARALGFTMTQTLPPDLAGGTYLDGDRIMTTVGGRIQEICARSEIKIIGNHNVANAMAAATFALLSGCPLTVVRQVLKDFPGLEHALEVVRERRGVRFINDSKGTNVDATLKALESVDQPIWLIAGGRDKGGDFSRLAPAIRRRVKRLILIGEAAPLIATAMEGYQTIERADTLKQAIESAASGADGGEVVLLSPACASFDMFADYQDRGRQFKTLVRSLPE; from the coding sequence GTGGACACCACGCAGTTGGCCGGAACGCGCGTCACCGTCGTCGGGTTGGCCCGGAGCGGCGTCGCTGCCGCCCGCCTGCTCGAGGAAGTCGGTGCGGTGGTGACGGTGACCGACCGAAAGGATCGAAGAGAGCTGCTCGGTGTGCTTGATTCGCTGAACCAGGCCACGACCCGCGTCGTTCTAGGCAAGGACTATGAAGAGGCTCTCGATGCAGCCGAACTCGTCGTCATTAGTCCGGGAGTTCCCTATCGGTTGGAAGCGCTTGAGCGTGTTCGTCGACGAGGCGTGAAGGTCATTAGTGAACTCGATCTTGCATCGCGATTTCTTTCCGCTCCGATCTTGGCGTTGACCGGCACCAATGGGAAGAGCACGACGGTCACGTTGATCGGGAAGATGTTGCAAGAGAGCGGAAAACGGGTATTTGTCGGAGGCAATTTGGGGACGGCCATCAGTGAGGCAGCCGTACAGTCACTGCAAGCCGTGAAGGCAGGGCGTCCATGCCCGTATGACGCGTTGATCGTGGAAGTGTCCAGCTTCCAGCTGGAAACCATCGAGCAGTTTCATCCCTGGATTGCCGCGATTCTCAACGTGACGGTGGATCATCAGGATCGCTATTCGTCGATCGACGAATATGTCGCCGCCAAAAATCGGATTTTCGAAAACCAAACTCCGTCCGATTACGCCCTCTTCAATCTCGACGATTCGAAAGTGGCTCCGCTGCGGCGGGATGTGAAGGCTCGCGCGTTGGGTTTCACCATGACTCAGACGTTGCCGCCCGATCTGGCCGGGGGGACCTATCTCGACGGCGATCGCATCATGACCACCGTGGGAGGCCGGATTCAGGAAATCTGCGCGCGGAGCGAGATCAAAATCATCGGTAATCACAACGTCGCAAACGCCATGGCGGCGGCCACCTTCGCCTTGTTGAGCGGGTGCCCTCTCACTGTTGTCCGTCAAGTTCTCAAGGACTTTCCGGGCTTGGAACATGCGTTGGAGGTCGTTCGTGAGCGGCGAGGCGTGCGGTTCATCAATGACTCCAAAGGCACCAACGTGGACGCGACGCTTAAAGCGTTGGAAAGCGTCGATCAACCGATTTGGCTGATCGCCGGGGGACGCGACAAGGGAGGAGATTTTTCTCGGTTGGCTCCCGCGATTCGTCGGCGAGTGAAACGCCTTATTTTGATCGGGGAAGCGGCGCCGCTGATTGCGACCGCGATGGAAGGCTACCAGACGATCGAACGGGCCGATACCTTGAAGCAGGCCATTGAGTCGGCGGCATCGGGAGCCGATGGAGGCGAGGTGGTGCTGCTGTCGCCGGCCTGCGCGAGTTTCGACATGTTTGCCGATTATCAAGATCGAGGGCGGCAGTTTAAAACTCTCGTGCGGTCTTTGCCGGAGTAA
- the ftsW gene encoding putative lipid II flippase FtsW, translating into MSQRSAGTLALPWPTGSPQGPKRPGMDHVLLCVTITLTLIGLVMVFSASAVVAGNRFHDSWYYLKRQLAWLTFGLAFLHVVSRIDYVWWRRLGLPLLGLIMVLLVAVLIPSIGAMRNGARRWLDLRVITVQPAEMAKLIGVIYLAAYLAKKEDQLQQFSTGLLPALLIIGILSGLVLLEPDLGTVVMLGLVTGGLLFVGGARLSHLSTLALVALPIGLVLILTSDYRRQRFMAFWEPWRDASDTGFQITQSFLAFGSGGLFGVGLGEGKQKLFFLPEAHTDFVLALVGEELGFVGTGMVVLLFVLFVIRGFQISSRARIPFGRYLGIGITTLIGIQALINACVVTGLLPTKGLTLPFVSYGGSSLVISLIGVGILLNISRDRQAGREETREQGRRGWASRP; encoded by the coding sequence ATGTCACAGAGATCTGCAGGGACCTTGGCGTTGCCATGGCCCACCGGCAGCCCACAGGGCCCGAAGCGGCCGGGGATGGATCACGTCCTGCTGTGTGTGACCATCACTCTGACGTTGATCGGCCTTGTGATGGTCTTCAGCGCGAGTGCTGTGGTGGCGGGCAACCGGTTCCACGATTCCTGGTACTACCTGAAGCGGCAATTGGCATGGCTGACATTCGGTTTGGCGTTTTTACATGTCGTGTCCCGTATCGACTATGTGTGGTGGAGGCGACTAGGGCTTCCGCTTCTGGGCCTCATCATGGTGTTGTTGGTGGCCGTCTTGATCCCGTCGATCGGCGCGATGCGAAACGGGGCCAGACGATGGCTGGACCTGAGGGTCATTACAGTTCAACCGGCCGAGATGGCAAAATTGATCGGTGTGATCTATCTCGCGGCGTACCTCGCGAAAAAAGAGGACCAGCTACAGCAGTTCTCCACCGGGTTGCTGCCGGCGTTGCTCATCATCGGGATCCTCAGCGGGTTGGTTCTTTTGGAGCCGGATTTGGGGACCGTGGTGATGCTGGGGTTGGTCACGGGAGGGCTTTTGTTTGTCGGAGGCGCGCGATTGTCCCACCTCTCAACGCTGGCGCTCGTTGCTCTGCCGATCGGGCTTGTCCTGATCCTGACATCCGACTACAGGCGCCAGCGGTTCATGGCATTCTGGGAACCGTGGAGGGATGCGTCGGATACGGGATTTCAGATTACCCAATCGTTCCTGGCGTTCGGCAGCGGAGGGCTTTTCGGCGTTGGGTTGGGAGAAGGCAAGCAGAAACTCTTCTTTCTTCCGGAGGCGCATACGGACTTCGTGCTGGCGCTCGTCGGCGAGGAGCTTGGGTTTGTTGGAACGGGGATGGTCGTGCTGCTCTTCGTCCTCTTTGTGATCAGAGGATTTCAGATCTCCTCCCGAGCGCGCATTCCGTTTGGCCGCTACCTGGGAATCGGCATCACGACACTGATCGGTATTCAAGCGCTCATCAATGCCTGTGTCGTGACGGGTTTGCTGCCGACCAAGGGACTCACTTTGCCGTTCGTCAGTTATGGCGGGTCTTCCTTGGTGATCAGCCTGATCGGTGTCGGGATCTTGCTGAACATCTCGCGAGATCGGCAGGCTGGGCGAGAAGAGACCAGAGAGCAGGGCAGACGTGGCTGGGCGAGTCGACCATGA
- the murG gene encoding undecaprenyldiphospho-muramoylpentapeptide beta-N-acetylglucosaminyltransferase yields the protein MTIVIAAGGTGGHLYPAVALAREFLRRDPSSNILFVGTARGVESKVLAHEGFELALITAKPVMGKGLLDVIRGVLSVPIGIWQSLDLLKRRQADLVIGVGGYTSPTMLLAAALKGTARVILEPNAYPGLANKVVAPFAQRIFLAFESAGTSFDRRKVRVVGTPIRQAFLAQPDNNAPPKQDGRHLLIFGGSQGARAINSAVLEALPVLSRRLPGLTITHQTGEGDCERVSDAYRTLGIHANVVPFLYDMPAVLRTADLVVARAGAMTIAELTACGKAAILIPLPTAIYDHQMKNARAMEAAGGAIVLPQADLTGVKLGEMIGTVLSDPQRLGMMQRKSLEMRRIDAGEVIVGECYALMGVTHDSNQSTGATGG from the coding sequence ATGACGATCGTGATCGCCGCGGGAGGCACCGGTGGGCATCTCTATCCGGCTGTCGCGCTGGCTCGAGAGTTTCTGCGCCGCGATCCATCCTCGAACATTCTCTTTGTCGGGACCGCGCGCGGGGTCGAGTCTAAGGTGTTGGCTCACGAAGGATTCGAGTTGGCGTTGATTACCGCTAAGCCGGTTATGGGAAAGGGACTGCTGGACGTCATACGGGGAGTGCTTTCTGTGCCCATTGGGATTTGGCAATCACTGGACCTTCTGAAGCGCCGGCAGGCCGATCTTGTGATCGGAGTGGGGGGCTACACGAGTCCAACGATGTTGCTTGCCGCTGCCTTGAAAGGAACTGCTCGAGTGATTCTGGAGCCAAATGCCTATCCTGGATTGGCCAACAAGGTGGTCGCTCCATTTGCGCAACGGATTTTTTTGGCGTTTGAATCGGCCGGGACTTCCTTTGATCGGCGAAAGGTGCGCGTCGTCGGGACTCCGATTCGGCAAGCGTTCTTGGCGCAACCGGACAACAACGCGCCACCCAAGCAGGATGGACGGCATCTGCTGATTTTCGGTGGAAGCCAGGGCGCCCGGGCGATCAATAGCGCGGTGTTGGAAGCATTGCCCGTACTGAGCCGGCGGCTTCCAGGCCTGACCATCACGCATCAGACGGGCGAGGGAGATTGCGAGCGAGTCAGTGACGCGTACCGGACATTGGGTATTCACGCCAACGTTGTCCCGTTTCTCTACGACATGCCGGCAGTGCTTCGGACGGCCGATCTGGTGGTGGCTCGTGCCGGTGCGATGACGATCGCCGAACTGACCGCCTGCGGGAAAGCCGCGATTCTGATTCCGTTGCCGACGGCCATCTATGACCACCAGATGAAGAATGCGCGGGCGATGGAGGCGGCGGGAGGAGCCATTGTGCTTCCGCAGGCAGATCTCACCGGAGTGAAACTGGGCGAGATGATCGGCACGGTCTTGTCGGACCCGCAACGGTTGGGAATGATGCAACGGAAGAGCTTGGAGATGAGACGAATCGATGCCGGCGAAGTGATCGTCGGTGAATGTTACGCGCTCATGGGAGTGACACATGACAGCAACCAATCTACTGGAGCGACCGGAGGGTAG
- the murC gene encoding UDP-N-acetylmuramate--L-alanine ligase translates to MTLFRKIQQIHLVGIGGSGMSGIAEVLLTMGYKVTGSDLHASETTRRLEELGGKIFLGHQESNVGEAQVVVISSAVSAGNPEVVAAKAKQIPVIPRAEMLAELMRLKFGVAIAGAHGKTTTTSMVANVLAQGGLDPTMVIGGKVNALGSHARLGRGDLLVAEADESDGSFLRLSPTIVAVTNLDREHLDHYGSMERITESFLEFINKIPFYGVAVLCADDDHLAALFPRLVKRYHTYGLRDRDGATPDFKATDINLRQWSAEFRAHFRGKHLGPFRLAVPGIHNVSNALVAIAIGIELEIPVDLIRKGLAAFTGVERRFHLRGEAGGIMVVDDYGHHPTEVKATLAAAKQGWDRRLVVIFQPHRYSRTRDCIGEFAHAFAHADVLFMTEIYPAGESPIPGVSGAALADTIKSAGHPSVTFLERKETLPDQVLPYLRPGDLVLTLGAGDIWKAGTGILARLESA, encoded by the coding sequence ATGACACTTTTTCGAAAAATACAGCAGATTCATCTTGTCGGAATCGGCGGGTCCGGCATGAGCGGCATCGCGGAAGTCCTGCTCACGATGGGATACAAGGTGACCGGTTCAGATCTGCACGCTTCCGAGACGACGAGGCGGCTGGAAGAACTCGGCGGGAAGATATTCCTTGGTCATCAGGAGTCCAATGTGGGAGAGGCGCAAGTCGTCGTCATCTCTTCCGCCGTGTCCGCGGGGAACCCGGAAGTTGTGGCGGCGAAGGCGAAGCAGATTCCCGTGATTCCAAGGGCGGAGATGTTGGCGGAGCTGATGCGTCTGAAATTCGGGGTGGCCATCGCGGGGGCCCATGGAAAGACCACGACGACATCGATGGTCGCGAACGTACTGGCGCAAGGCGGGCTCGACCCCACGATGGTCATTGGGGGCAAGGTCAATGCCTTGGGCAGCCACGCCCGGCTTGGACGAGGCGACTTGCTCGTGGCGGAGGCGGACGAAAGCGATGGATCATTTCTTCGCCTCTCTCCGACCATCGTGGCGGTGACCAATCTGGACCGTGAGCACCTTGATCACTATGGGTCGATGGAACGAATCACCGAAAGCTTTCTGGAATTCATCAACAAAATACCATTTTACGGCGTGGCGGTTTTGTGTGCCGATGACGATCATCTGGCCGCGCTGTTCCCTCGCTTGGTCAAGCGGTATCACACGTACGGGCTTCGCGATCGAGATGGGGCGACGCCCGATTTCAAGGCAACCGACATCAACTTGAGGCAATGGAGTGCCGAGTTCCGGGCGCATTTTCGCGGGAAGCATCTTGGTCCCTTCCGCCTGGCTGTGCCGGGGATCCACAACGTTTCCAACGCGTTGGTGGCCATTGCCATCGGCATCGAGCTGGAGATTCCTGTCGACCTGATCCGCAAAGGGTTGGCGGCCTTCACGGGAGTCGAACGGCGGTTTCATTTGCGAGGCGAGGCCGGCGGCATCATGGTGGTCGACGACTATGGCCACCATCCCACCGAGGTGAAGGCGACCCTGGCGGCCGCCAAGCAAGGCTGGGATCGTCGATTGGTGGTCATTTTCCAGCCGCATCGATATAGCCGGACGCGGGATTGCATCGGAGAGTTTGCTCATGCCTTTGCGCATGCCGACGTGCTGTTCATGACGGAAATTTATCCGGCCGGTGAATCCCCGATACCGGGAGTTTCCGGAGCGGCGCTTGCGGACACGATCAAATCGGCAGGTCATCCATCGGTGACGTTTCTGGAGCGCAAGGAAACGCTGCCGGATCAGGTGTTGCCTTATCTTAGGCCGGGCGACCTCGTGCTGACGTTGGGGGCGGGTGATATCTGGAAGGCCGGAACCGGGATTCTTGCGCGGCTTGAGTCTGCGTGA
- the murB gene encoding UDP-N-acetylmuramate dehydrogenase — translation MRTQRRLESAVAGVRGVVRFTAPLKEYTSFHIGGPADVLVEPVDVEDVVRLTRQAREQKLPIFVLGGTNLLVRDKGIRGVVVSLGKLRAIKEEPGSVLYAEGGVGMPTLIGHAIRRSLAGLEWAAGIPGTVAGCVVMNAGTRLGEMKDSVKAVRIVSPKGALIDCPAEAIEFGYRRAILPAGVVVGVWLQLKPGMRADLEKVVKDYLHYRRETQPLTLPSAGCVFKNPLNDSAGRVVEAAGLKGTSVGDAQVSTKHANFIVNHGHASASDVLSLIRKVRARIARKTGIKLELELKVVGEA, via the coding sequence ATGCGGACACAGCGCAGATTGGAGTCTGCCGTGGCCGGCGTTCGAGGGGTGGTTCGCTTCACTGCGCCGCTTAAAGAGTACACGTCGTTCCATATCGGCGGTCCGGCCGATGTATTGGTGGAGCCGGTTGATGTGGAAGATGTCGTCCGGCTCACCCGGCAGGCGCGCGAACAAAAACTTCCGATCTTTGTATTGGGTGGCACCAACCTCCTCGTTCGAGACAAAGGCATTCGGGGTGTGGTGGTCAGTTTGGGAAAACTACGGGCGATCAAGGAAGAACCAGGGTCTGTGTTGTATGCCGAAGGAGGCGTCGGCATGCCGACGCTGATCGGCCATGCCATCCGCCGGTCCTTGGCGGGATTGGAGTGGGCGGCCGGTATTCCCGGCACTGTCGCCGGCTGTGTCGTGATGAACGCGGGGACGCGACTCGGCGAGATGAAGGACTCGGTGAAAGCTGTTCGGATTGTGTCGCCGAAAGGCGCACTGATCGACTGTCCCGCAGAAGCGATCGAATTTGGGTATCGCCGGGCGATATTGCCGGCGGGTGTGGTGGTCGGGGTATGGCTGCAACTGAAGCCGGGTATGCGGGCGGATCTTGAAAAGGTTGTGAAAGACTATCTCCATTACCGCCGTGAGACGCAGCCGCTCACCCTACCGAGCGCCGGCTGCGTGTTCAAGAACCCATTGAACGATTCGGCCGGGCGAGTCGTCGAGGCGGCAGGGCTCAAAGGCACATCGGTCGGTGATGCACAGGTTTCGACGAAGCATGCCAATTTTATCGTGAATCATGGGCACGCCAGTGCCTCCGATGTTCTCTCACTGATCAGGAAGGTGCGCGCGCGAATCGCTCGAAAGACGGGGATCAAATTGGAGTTGGAATTGAAAGTCGTGGGGGAAGCGTAG
- a CDS encoding D-alanine--D-alanine ligase family protein yields MGPLTNARIGVLMGGRSSERDISLKTGQAVHQALIRRGYDAVPIDVTDRLHRDLEDQKVAVAFLSLHGPGGEDGTVQGFLETLGIPYTGSGVRASAVGMHKAVTKTVLAAHGVPVPPGTVLRKSHKLSLVQVLKKTKLELPIVVKPVSQGSTIGVTIVRRRTQWKEALALAHRYDPEAMVESYIPGHEAAVSILGTAADDPRVLPAVEIVAPDGFYDFSAKYQKGKTRYLCPAPFPAKVMRHIGELTRRTYEALGCEGAARVDFRITPRGRPYVLEINTVPGMTETSLLPMAAAQVGIAYDDLVERILQSALDRANRLARVGPKE; encoded by the coding sequence ATGGGTCCTCTGACAAATGCTCGGATCGGCGTGCTCATGGGGGGGCGGTCTTCAGAGCGGGATATCTCACTCAAGACCGGTCAGGCGGTCCATCAGGCGTTGATCCGTCGAGGGTACGATGCGGTGCCTATCGATGTCACGGATCGTCTGCATCGAGATTTGGAAGATCAGAAAGTCGCCGTCGCGTTTCTCTCGTTGCATGGACCTGGTGGTGAAGACGGAACCGTCCAGGGCTTTCTCGAGACGTTGGGGATTCCCTATACCGGATCCGGTGTGCGCGCGAGCGCCGTCGGCATGCATAAGGCGGTGACCAAAACGGTATTGGCCGCGCATGGCGTCCCCGTTCCCCCCGGAACAGTCCTACGGAAAAGCCACAAACTCTCACTCGTGCAGGTGCTGAAGAAAACCAAACTCGAACTGCCGATCGTCGTCAAACCGGTTTCGCAGGGTTCCACGATCGGGGTGACGATTGTGCGCCGCCGCACCCAATGGAAGGAGGCGCTCGCCCTTGCGCATCGCTATGACCCCGAGGCGATGGTGGAGAGTTATATTCCCGGACATGAAGCGGCCGTTTCCATTCTGGGAACGGCCGCGGACGATCCCAGGGTTCTCCCTGCCGTCGAAATCGTGGCGCCTGATGGTTTTTACGACTTCTCGGCCAAGTATCAGAAGGGTAAAACCCGATATCTCTGTCCCGCTCCATTCCCTGCCAAGGTGATGCGCCACATCGGCGAGTTAACGAGACGGACCTACGAGGCGTTGGGGTGCGAGGGCGCTGCTCGCGTGGATTTCCGTATCACTCCGAGAGGCCGGCCCTATGTGTTGGAGATCAATACGGTTCCCGGCATGACGGAAACCAGTCTTCTGCCCATGGCCGCAGCTCAAGTGGGAATTGCGTACGATGACTTAGTCGAGCGGATTCTGCAGTCGGCACTCGATCGTGCGAATCGCCTTGCGCGGGTCGGTCCGAAGGAGTGA
- a CDS encoding cell division protein FtsQ/DivIB, with translation MRFLGRKQRTSPVEPRKNQWKDSQGERAGKEARLGKTVRRKALARWAGMTIGIAFTAWFIVMSVKYAGPALQALLEIKTITVEGVQRIDRQHVLDLAKVKPGTGLHHIVTRAIKEQVESHPWVKEAEVTRVPFHELRISLVERKPAAVVRADSQNFLTDAEGHVLTRLGQTDDDALPLVTGIDSKGLLEETESVKQVVASGIQLAHLVGQTFEGRLQVNAENPSNLIALVQGVRFQFGEAAVQEQWERFRRVKPTLKTLNFDGRGRVANEVDLRYENRIVVREGG, from the coding sequence ATGCGATTCTTGGGAAGAAAACAGCGAACGTCTCCGGTGGAGCCGCGAAAGAATCAGTGGAAGGATTCGCAAGGAGAGAGGGCCGGGAAGGAAGCCCGCCTAGGGAAAACGGTCAGACGAAAGGCCCTTGCTCGATGGGCCGGAATGACAATCGGCATAGCGTTCACGGCATGGTTCATCGTAATGAGCGTGAAATATGCCGGCCCTGCGCTCCAAGCATTGCTGGAGATCAAGACCATCACGGTCGAAGGAGTCCAGCGCATCGATAGGCAGCACGTGCTCGATCTTGCAAAGGTGAAACCAGGCACGGGACTCCACCATATTGTCACGAGAGCGATTAAGGAGCAGGTGGAATCTCATCCTTGGGTCAAAGAGGCCGAAGTGACCCGCGTCCCGTTTCATGAGTTACGTATCTCCCTGGTCGAGCGAAAACCCGCTGCCGTCGTCCGCGCCGACTCTCAGAACTTTCTGACTGACGCGGAGGGGCATGTGCTGACCAGGCTCGGCCAGACCGATGATGATGCGTTACCGCTGGTGACGGGAATCGATTCCAAAGGTTTGCTGGAAGAAACCGAGTCGGTCAAACAGGTCGTCGCCTCGGGCATCCAGCTTGCACATTTGGTCGGGCAAACCTTCGAAGGCCGACTACAGGTGAACGCTGAAAATCCGTCAAACCTCATTGCTCTTGTACAGGGAGTGCGATTTCAGTTCGGGGAGGCAGCGGTCCAAGAGCAGTGGGAACGGTTCCGACGCGTCAAACCGACACTCAAAACACTGAACTTTGACGGTCGTGGGCGCGTAGCGAACGAAGTGGATCTCCGGTACGAAAATCGGATTGTCGTACGGGAAGGGGGGTGA
- the ftsA gene encoding cell division protein FtsA produces MAVPKRDQILVGLDIGTTKICAIVAEMTDAGGLNIIGVGTSPSRGLRKGVVVNIESTVESIKKAVEEAELMAAVQINSVYTGIAGSHISAENCKGVVALKRAEVTREDIQRAIESARTLAVIPHERRILHVLPREFMVDGQEGVREPLGLSGNRLEVNVHVITGAVTSAQNIVKCVNRAGLDVVDIILQPLASSEAVLGQEERDLGVVMVDLGGGTTDLAIFLDGSIRHSAVLPIGGQNLTRDLAYGLHTSQTEAEKIKTQYGVARTELVTGHQVVEVSSVGDRPARTFSRRDIAEILEPRVDEMFELVRREIARAGYEEILGAGVVITGGTSLLDGMPDAAEKVLNLPARRGIPSGVGGLFETVGHPSYSTGVGLLLRARRHVDELETAGLRNGGPWAKVRGWTKWVSEVF; encoded by the coding sequence ATCGCGGTGCCGAAACGGGATCAAATTCTGGTCGGCCTCGACATCGGAACCACGAAGATCTGCGCGATCGTGGCGGAAATGACCGACGCGGGAGGGCTCAATATTATCGGTGTCGGAACGAGTCCTTCTCGTGGCTTACGCAAAGGAGTCGTCGTTAACATCGAAAGCACCGTCGAATCCATCAAGAAAGCGGTCGAAGAGGCGGAGTTGATGGCGGCCGTCCAGATCAACTCGGTTTACACCGGCATCGCGGGCAGCCACATTTCCGCTGAAAACTGCAAAGGCGTCGTGGCGCTGAAACGGGCCGAGGTGACTCGCGAAGATATCCAGCGGGCCATTGAAAGCGCTCGCACGCTCGCCGTGATTCCCCACGAACGCAGGATTCTTCACGTGCTCCCGCGAGAGTTCATGGTGGATGGGCAGGAAGGCGTGCGCGAACCATTAGGCCTTTCCGGCAATCGTTTGGAAGTGAACGTGCATGTCATCACCGGGGCCGTCACATCGGCGCAGAATATCGTGAAGTGCGTGAACCGAGCCGGACTCGATGTCGTGGACATCATTCTGCAGCCGCTCGCTTCCAGTGAAGCCGTATTGGGCCAAGAAGAGCGCGACTTGGGTGTGGTGATGGTGGACTTGGGAGGAGGGACGACGGACCTGGCTATTTTCCTGGACGGCAGCATTCGTCACTCGGCGGTCCTTCCCATCGGCGGCCAAAACTTGACGAGGGACTTGGCCTACGGCCTCCATACGTCACAGACCGAGGCCGAGAAGATCAAGACGCAGTACGGGGTTGCGCGGACTGAATTGGTGACGGGGCATCAGGTCGTCGAAGTATCGTCTGTCGGAGATCGTCCGGCTCGAACGTTTTCCAGACGGGATATCGCTGAGATTTTGGAGCCGCGCGTGGACGAGATGTTTGAGTTGGTCCGGAGAGAAATTGCGCGCGCCGGCTATGAAGAGATATTAGGGGCCGGGGTCGTGATTACCGGGGGTACATCGTTATTAGACGGCATGCCCGACGCCGCTGAAAAGGTCTTGAACTTGCCGGCGCGCCGAGGCATACCGTCCGGTGTGGGAGGGCTATTCGAAACCGTCGGCCATCCCAGTTATTCGACCGGGGTCGGTCTCTTATTACGCGCCCGGCGACATGTCGATGAATTAGAAACGGCCGGTCTGCGCAATGGAGGACCTTGGGCCAAAGTGCGTGGGTGGACAAAGTGGGTGTCGGAGGTTTTCTAA